From the genome of Synergistaceae bacterium, one region includes:
- a CDS encoding 2,3,4,5-tetrahydropyridine-2,6-dicarboxylate N-acetyltransferase, which produces VVVGANAVVLEGVRIGRGAVVAAGSVVTVNVPPRTVVAGSPARVVKEVDGKTESKTAIVQDLRQLK; this is translated from the coding sequence GTTGTGGTTGGCGCCAACGCCGTGGTGCTGGAGGGAGTGCGCATAGGCAGGGGCGCGGTGGTAGCGGCGGGTTCGGTGGTGACGGTGAACGTCCCGCCTCGCACGGTGGTTGCCGGCTCGCCCGCCAGGGTGGTCAAGGAGGTCGACGGCAAGACCGAGTCGAAGACCGCCATAGTCCAGGACCTGCGGCAGTTGAAGTAG